In one Gemmatimonadaceae bacterium genomic region, the following are encoded:
- a CDS encoding AAA family ATPase, giving the protein MTTSKELLSHVLHRLASDLKPTPAADLVGTGYPSLDRLLAGGLRRGELAILGGDAGAGKTALALGIAIRAAVQGVPVLILSHESSVEQCWERIVSAESGVTHIAMRTGVLPNGGADALRSAADVLRRLPITVERAPHTPALLAERIEDQPLPPLVLIDGLAGLDQPPRPVAEAHAQVVRMAKRAAVDQGVAILLTAPLAADRSRRPPPRPVLADFGMLGSAAAVADAVLGVFREALYDDAPDVAGAFEVHVLKHRSTVAAFADLYIEPGAGRVEDLIES; this is encoded by the coding sequence ATGACCACCAGCAAGGAACTCCTCTCGCACGTGCTGCACCGGCTGGCGTCGGACCTGAAGCCGACGCCGGCTGCCGACCTCGTCGGCACTGGCTATCCCTCGCTCGACCGGCTCCTTGCCGGCGGGCTGCGGCGCGGCGAACTGGCGATCCTCGGCGGCGACGCGGGCGCCGGCAAGACGGCACTCGCCCTCGGCATCGCAATCCGCGCCGCTGTGCAAGGGGTGCCGGTCCTGATCCTGAGCCACGAGTCGAGCGTGGAGCAGTGCTGGGAGCGCATCGTGTCGGCCGAGTCCGGTGTCACCCACATCGCCATGCGGACGGGCGTCCTGCCGAACGGCGGGGCGGACGCGTTGCGCTCCGCCGCGGATGTGCTGCGCCGCCTGCCCATCACCGTGGAACGGGCCCCGCACACGCCGGCGCTGCTGGCGGAGCGGATCGAGGACCAGCCCCTGCCGCCGCTCGTCCTGATCGATGGCCTGGCCGGACTGGATCAGCCGCCGCGTCCCGTGGCCGAGGCGCACGCGCAGGTGGTGCGGATGGCCAAGCGCGCGGCGGTGGACCAGGGGGTCGCGATCCTGCTCACCGCGCCGCTGGCGGCCGACCGGTCACGCCGTCCCCCGCCGCGTCCTGTGCTGGCCGACTTCGGGATGCTGGGCAGCGCGGCCGCCGTGGCGGATGCGGTGCTGGGGGTGTTCCGCGAGGCGCTGTATGACGACGCGCCCGACGTCGCGGGGGCCTTCGAGGTGCATGTCCTGAAGCATCGTTCCACGGTGGCGGCCTTCGCCGACCTCTACATCGAGCCCGGCGCCGGCCGGGTCGAGGACCTGATCGAGTCGTAA
- a CDS encoding YebC/PmpR family DNA-binding transcriptional regulator, with the protein MAGHSKWKTIKHAKAATDAKRGAVFTKLIREITVAAKSGGGDPGGNPRLRTAIDAARSVSMPKDNIDRAIKKGTGELEGVEYTEVTYEAYGPGGVALMIQALTDNPTRTVADVRAKLTRNGGNLGTSGSVAFMFDRRGRIYLPASGDEDAMMELALDCGASDFAHEDGTFAITTESSDLHAVKEALEAKGMKVTEAKLEWIPQSTVHVTGENAKTLVKLLDVLEDLDDVQNVEGNFDIDDAALED; encoded by the coding sequence ATGGCTGGCCATAGCAAATGGAAAACGATCAAGCACGCGAAGGCGGCGACGGACGCCAAGCGCGGTGCCGTCTTCACGAAGCTGATCCGGGAGATCACGGTCGCGGCCAAGTCGGGCGGCGGTGATCCCGGCGGCAATCCGCGGCTCCGCACGGCGATCGACGCCGCGCGCTCGGTGTCGATGCCGAAGGACAACATCGATCGCGCGATCAAGAAGGGGACCGGCGAGCTCGAGGGCGTGGAGTACACGGAGGTCACGTACGAGGCCTACGGGCCCGGCGGCGTGGCCCTCATGATCCAGGCGCTCACCGACAACCCCACGCGCACGGTCGCGGACGTCCGCGCCAAGCTCACGCGCAACGGCGGGAACCTGGGCACCAGCGGTTCGGTGGCGTTCATGTTCGACCGCCGGGGGCGCATCTACCTTCCCGCCAGCGGCGACGAGGATGCGATGATGGAGCTCGCCCTGGACTGCGGCGCGAGCGACTTCGCGCACGAGGACGGGACGTTCGCCATCACCACCGAGTCGTCCGACCTGCACGCCGTGAAGGAGGCGCTGGAGGCGAAGGGGATGAAGGTCACCGAGGCGAAGCTGGAGTGGATCCCGCAGAGCACGGTGCACGTCACCGGTGAGAACGCGAAGACGCTGGTGAAGCTGCTGGACGTGCTCGAGGACCTGGACGACGTGCAGAATGTCGAGGGCAACTTCGACATCGATGACGCCGCGCTCGAGGACTGA
- the ruvC gene encoding crossover junction endodeoxyribonuclease RuvC: MLILGIDPGTAVTGFGVVRGEGVGAATLVECGVLRTSPRHGLPDRLCELFDGVTALLERHRPDAVAVESIFYARNVRTTITLGHARGVLLLAAAKAALPIHEYPPAEIKKAITGTGAATKEQVQYMVKTLLRLKTVPSPNDAADGVAAALTCLLTARTQARIAGQLERAR, encoded by the coding sequence CTGCTGATCCTGGGGATCGATCCCGGCACCGCCGTCACGGGATTCGGGGTCGTGCGCGGCGAGGGCGTGGGCGCGGCCACGCTGGTGGAGTGTGGCGTGCTCCGCACGTCGCCGCGCCACGGGCTGCCGGATCGCCTCTGCGAGCTCTTCGACGGCGTGACGGCGCTGCTGGAGCGGCACCGCCCCGACGCGGTGGCGGTCGAGTCGATCTTCTACGCGCGGAACGTGCGCACGACGATCACGCTCGGGCACGCGCGCGGCGTGCTGCTGCTGGCGGCTGCGAAGGCGGCCCTCCCGATCCACGAGTATCCGCCGGCCGAGATCAAGAAGGCGATCACCGGCACCGGCGCCGCCACCAAGGAACAGGTGCAGTACATGGTCAAGACGCTGTTGCGCCTCAAGACGGTGCCGAGCCCGAACGACGCCGCCGACGGCGTGGCGGCAGCACTCACCTGCCTGCTCACCGCGCGCACGCAGGCGCGGATCGCCGGCCAGCTGGAGCGCGCGCGATGA
- the ruvA gene encoding Holliday junction branch migration protein RuvA: MITLLVGTLLERDLASVELLTSGGVGYTLAIPLSTFEGLPKAGEPVRLHTHLVVKEDGWQLFGFGTTYERNVFMRLLNAKGFGPQLALNMLSALSAERLVRAIRERDVATLQQVKGLGKKKADQLILDLADKLDDLQRGAASVAATGGAGVDDAVRALQSLGYAAAEAESGIRAALDAGEGRESTAALIRAALARIGAR, from the coding sequence ATGATCACGCTGCTGGTGGGCACGCTGCTCGAGCGCGACCTCGCGAGCGTGGAGCTGCTGACGTCGGGCGGGGTGGGCTACACGCTCGCGATCCCGCTCTCGACGTTCGAGGGGCTGCCGAAGGCGGGCGAGCCGGTGCGGTTGCACACGCACCTGGTGGTGAAGGAGGATGGCTGGCAGCTCTTCGGCTTCGGGACGACGTACGAGCGCAACGTCTTCATGCGGCTGCTGAACGCGAAGGGCTTCGGCCCGCAGCTCGCGCTGAACATGCTCTCGGCGCTCAGCGCGGAGCGGCTGGTGCGGGCGATCCGCGAGCGCGACGTGGCCACGCTGCAGCAGGTGAAGGGGCTGGGGAAGAAGAAGGCGGACCAGCTCATCCTCGACCTGGCCGACAAGCTGGACGACCTGCAGCGTGGCGCGGCATCGGTGGCCGCGACCGGCGGGGCAGGCGTGGACGACGCCGTGCGCGCGCTGCAGTCACTGGGCTACGCCGCCGCCGAGGCCGAGTCGGGCATCCGGGCAGCACTGGATGCGGGCGAGGGCCGCGAGAGCACGGCGGCACTGATCCGGGCAGCGCTGGCGCGGATCGGGGCGCGCTAG